A portion of the Eubacterium maltosivorans genome contains these proteins:
- a CDS encoding DUF3887 domain-containing protein, with amino-acid sequence MKKKKYLALFLVAIWVALLFTGCNKGKYGEDTKVKSEEITHSLVQALAEGAYEKAADDFLYTTKAKEEMDAQSLERLWEKLSDGKGDFREIAGLEDDNWDKELKIIVTCSFEKGTAELVVAFDRTVKIKSIYPG; translated from the coding sequence ATGAAAAAGAAAAAATATCTGGCACTTTTTTTGGTCGCCATATGGGTTGCGCTCCTGTTTACCGGTTGCAACAAGGGAAAATATGGTGAGGACACTAAGGTGAAATCAGAAGAGATTACCCATTCATTGGTACAGGCGCTGGCTGAGGGAGCATACGAAAAGGCAGCTGATGATTTTTTGTATACGACCAAAGCAAAGGAAGAAATGGACGCTCAGTCACTCGAAAGGCTCTGGGAAAAATTGTCTGATGGAAAAGGTGATTTCAGAGAGATAGCTGGTCTTGAGGACGATAACTGGGATAAGGAATTGAAAATTATAGTGACGTGTTCCTTTGAAAAGGGAACGGCAGAGCTTGTGGTGGCGTTTGACCGAACGGTAAAAATAAAATCAATCTATCCCGGCTGA
- a CDS encoding FeoB-associated Cys-rich membrane protein — MNLSTFIIAAIVFIPMALIIYNQIKKARSGQTGCGCGCSGCAHASQCHPAQKTELKKDRN, encoded by the coding sequence ATGAATTTATCAACCTTTATTATTGCTGCCATTGTCTTTATTCCAATGGCGCTGATTATCTATAACCAGATAAAAAAAGCCCGAAGCGGGCAGACAGGATGTGGCTGTGGCTGCAGCGGATGCGCTCATGCCAGCCAATGCCATCCGGCTCAAAAAACCGAACTTAAAAAAGACAGGAATTGA
- a CDS encoding flavodoxin, with the protein MRKNENNKNIAVIYWSNSENTEIMAEKISNGIDETGQKADLYNVSQFPIERIEDYDKVALGCPSMDGEALEKNTFEPFFEEIESRLKGKKVALFGSYGWGNGEWMRDWEDRIGHTGARLFDEGLMIKEFPDDAGRHACVEFGKAFASF; encoded by the coding sequence ATGAGAAAGAATGAAAATAATAAAAATATTGCTGTTATTTATTGGAGCAATAGTGAAAATACAGAGATTATGGCCGAAAAAATATCCAATGGAATCGACGAGACTGGGCAGAAAGCAGATCTTTACAATGTAAGCCAGTTCCCGATTGAACGGATTGAGGATTATGATAAAGTAGCCCTCGGGTGCCCGTCAATGGATGGTGAAGCCCTTGAAAAGAATACCTTCGAACCATTTTTTGAGGAAATTGAGTCCAGGCTAAAAGGAAAAAAGGTAGCGCTTTTTGGCTCCTATGGATGGGGAAACGGCGAATGGATGCGCGACTGGGAAGACCGGATTGGGCATACTGGAGCACGCCTGTTTGATGAAGGACTGATGATCAAAGAGTTCCCGGACGATGCTGGCCGCCATGCCTGCGTTGAGTTTGGAAAGGCCTTTGCAAGCTTTTAA